The following nucleotide sequence is from Apium graveolens cultivar Ventura chromosome 4, ASM990537v1, whole genome shotgun sequence.
CTTAGTCATGTCATCGATACGCTGGATCATCTGGGAATTCAAAGAATTCTTGTAGTCCCCAACGTCACCTTGTCTGAAGAAAGAGTTGTATGGCAATTCAAACCAGTTTGGCAGATCAGAAGACTTGTTCACCTCATGCTTCTTCAGTGTCTGGATATCACAAAGCTTTACAATCTCCTCCGCTTCTTCTTCTTTGTTAAAAGGACAACCTAGGAATTCAGCCAACTTCTTTACTTGATTCTTCGTGTCATTCTTCAGTTCCTCATAACTCACAAAGAAAACTTTCTGCGGCCTCTCCAGGCTCTCTTTTTGGAATCGTAAAACATGATCATAGTATGGACCATAAGGGACAACTCCGTCACAGAACCTGTCCACAGCTTCCTCTATCGTCCATGGCTTGATCAGAGACATTTGGGATTTCTCTACGAAATGCCACAACGAAATGAGGGTGTCTTTGGGATTTCTTGTGACATAAACTATCCGACATTCGGAGGAATGAATGTCACTTTTGGATAGGAGCTGATAAGGTACATGTGTACTGAAGATCCTAGCATTACCATTGCAGGTTGTTAAAGCTTCACCTGGTGCGAGATTTGATGAATATACTTGAAGTTCTAGTGTGGGGACAAGGTCATGGGGATTGGTGGATTTCAACAAGTGTTTCGAAGAACGATTAGTGATGGAAAATAGGAGAGACTTGAGCCATGTAGTGCCAGTTTTTGGAAAAGAAGCTAACATGACATCAGTGGGAAGTGGATGAAAGTTATTGAGAAACTTGAGAGTTCCTTTAAGATATGGGAGTCTAAACCAAAAGCCATCGAATTGGTACACCAGATCATCACGGCACCACTTTTGTTTTGGTAGAGATGATAAAAATTCATCATCTAAGTGATCCATGGTGTGCTCAAGGAATGAAGAGAACTAATTTTATATTCTACAAAAAGTTTACAGAGCAGAGAATACCAAAGATGTGTGCATGTTGGCTACAAGTTGGAGTAAGGGCATGCTTAAATACAATGCTAAAGAGGTCTTCTCTATTGAGCGGAAGACATTAATTGGCAGGTTTGAAGAATGGGCTGCATGCAAAGAGTATTTATGTAGCTAGCAACTGCAAGCATATGTTGTTTACGTTATGGAGAGATGAACCTATATATTTCTTCTGGATCATTTAAAATTACAAGAAAACAAAATCCCAGCCTACATACTGCATAGTGTCCAAACAACATAAGTCGAAGGAGAATCAAAAATTACTTTATGAATTTGTAAATTTGCCTACCCTAACTCCTGTTGATATATACTACTACTACTATACAATGAAATTATAGATTCTTCCTGATTTTCAAGCACATGCTTTGTAAGTTCTCTTCAATTTCTGGTACATGTCAATTATTTGGAGAGTTGAATACACTTTCCAGTTGCCCCCTCCTGCTTTTCtccaaaaaataattatattcaTTTATTATGCATCAAATTTATCAAAATTTTAATGAATTGGGCCGAGGCAAAATCCAAACTCCACCAAAAAacttaatcaaaataaatttcatgtttttaaataattttagaaattgttttttCTCCACATCTGCTATAAAATAatagattttaaatttttaaatcacATTATTAATGTCAGTTTCGATTTTTATTTTTATGGtattaattccaaaatttataactgtactaaaattaattttgagtatataatcaaaattacatgttcaattttttttaaaaattataaaatattgacATTAATACTATAAAATGAAAATTAAAACTGAAACTACAAgtaatatataaaaatttaatatttaatattttttattaaaatttagtttttaatattattttaaaaatataaatttattttattttttttgctaaaatTTCGATTTTGTCCATCCAATTCAATGAAATTATGAATAAGGTGCATGaatgataaaatataaattaagaggTGGAATATATTTTTTCCAAATTCCTATTACACCTTCATTTTTTTATTAAAGTTATGGGATATAAAGTACAGTTATCTCAATATTTGCATAGTATGGTTTGTTTGGTTAAGTACTAATTGTATTCATTTCTAAAAtgtgatttttttaatattaaagaATTGGATTTTTAATACTCAGATGAGGTGAACACACAATTAATATTTTCTTCAATGTTTATACAATGTAAATATTTATTACGATATTAAATTAATGACTCggattatattattattggaagTTAACTAAAAATCTAAAATATATTAATGAATGATATTAATAAGAATATATACTGACAAAATAGTTGTGCAAGTTATAGGACAATTTTATTTTCAGAGTTTTTTTTTCTTTAAGAATTAACATATAATAAAAAGACCATATTGTTCCATGCACAATAACCATCTAAATAGAAATATAATCTGTGAATAATTCAATCTTTTCTCTTAAATTTGCTCTAAAAGTAAAACCTACCAACCTCTAGTTGCTATTTGTGCCGGGAATTTTTTTGgcatttatataatttttaaaatttagtttgatttgaaattattttgcttaaataataaatattattttgttttaacccAACAATATTATACcatcaataaattattttttgtttagttttaaaaaaatataataattataaacATAGAAGTAAACACGTAATTATAACTTAGCAAAAAAAACacttaattatataaaattttgattttagATATATACtataaattattttgttttaattgTACTACCAAAtacaactaattatatttagtttaatattattttattttatcccgaaatgaatatatattattttgtttaaccCGAAACTATACAAATAATTTATCTTTCGAATATTAGTTTTGTTTTAATCCCGttcaataatataaaaaaaattgttagCTAAATCAATATGTCTATTATTTTGTTTTGAcctcaaatcaaaggttttgtttttagttttattttagtTTGGACGGATATTATatactattttattttatttagaGAACATTAAATCGATGAACAAATTATATTTAGTTGGATTAAAAAAATATAGTgtaaataatataaatacaaaGGGTTAAACAAACAATGCCCAATTTTTTCAATTTTCTATATAAAAAtgtttattaatttgaaataatcaaagaagaatttaaattaaagtttaaacaaataaaataaattattgaGTTTCATTTAATTTTATTTCGGTTTTATTTTGAGTTTTACGTTCACATTTTGACTTTTTATAGACCACATAAAACTTACTAAATATTTTTTCATTTATTGATGATTTAGAAAGTACTAActtaaaaacataatttttttaatattacataatttgaaaaaaaaatacttgaattcaattcttaattttgttcatttaaaactttaaatgatatgatttcatgataattatataagTAAACGTATATGTTAAtaactttttaaaatatttaaacttatttaaagttatAACATTAGTAAGGGggaaatattattaaaataaaattattattttattgagggtaaaatTATAATGTATCCATGTTAGTACCttaaaaaactattattttagcgtgattacttaatcgattaactaagatatttgaaaaagacaatattactgattgaacgatatggttttattgataatttttaGTGTATTTAAACaaattatgttttaaataaaatttaatttttttatttcacATGAATAGGATACAAATTATAtttagtctaatattaatttggtttatctcggatcagtgatttacattattttattttagcttgatgctcaatacaccgaccaaatcaaactaattatttttagtttaattttattttttttaaattcccgatcaataagataattttattttagactgaataattagtatatatgtttTTTTGTTAGTCGAATTGTATTTCTATTCTAATTTTGTGTTAGTCTAACCAggctcaaggcctttaatggctgctctcgtgtttcgtagcttaactctgcctttacgagatgcctacgtatctctgtgaattagagaatcaagccaaaaaacgtagttctgatttgtgggatgaaaccccttatatagatgtgggagtccttgaattggacttggtataagagacttggtggtcaagtctctgaattaggatagacttaggagtcctagggagtaggaagctgattccttatcccatgaggttccttggaggccaatctacaaggatttatatccccactaggacttatcttattagctgtttttctcccttatttattaattacaaaattaataaataatcagggtttttgggccttctttgttaCATCAGGCCTggtctggtccatcaggcctgatcaacatgttaacctttctggtctgaatgtcatacatcttcttattgggccttgcagtccaaactgtaatatttaattatgtaatcaggatttatttatccctattaTTTGCCCCcaaacttttgggaaaccgtataagatttcgcgaaagttaagttcatttatttCCTTACAAGGTTTCGTTTTTTGTGTAAAGTATGGaacgacctacacgtttacaacgatttttccttttattcaggaattatcttaatttccaggaatttttcccttaattccagaatttttccctaattttctgggtttttccctaattttctgggtttttccctaattttccgggatttatccttaattttctggatttttccctaatttctgaaaataccaacatttttcagaaaatattttaaggaatttccttatttttctgggattttcctcAATTTTCcggcttaaaatcgatcaggatgtatacaaaatcgatctggatgtatacaaaatcgatcaggatttctgatcgatttcgatcaggatcctgatcgaactagctcagaaAGTAACACTCTGGTCGATTGGATCTTCGACCACGATCTATGCGGAATCGATCAGAactcctgatcgatttcgatcagggtTCTGATCGAACTATCCTTCAAAGTGACATTCTAGTCGGTTGAACCTTCGACCAGAATCTGGGCAggatcgaccaggattcctgtaatatccggggaaaattatgtgaatattatttgttaaataaataaatattgtgtgttttataaatttaaagtgattaatgccatgatatgagatgttataactgttatgtgtgcttctgtgcgggccagaaaatttttcggttgattaatatatgtttaaactacaattatatgaacctatctgcaatcgggacgcgtatttatcagcgtctttattaagatatctgttttatttgattttatgcaCGTTTGAATATACTTTACATGTTTTCAGAATGTTCtagtaatttagggatcgtttccgtttttcaaaaatcaacgaaccgggaccccaccgggacgacaaaccccacaaaatcgatgtttttatttttataaaattattcgtattttaaataccttttattttacatttttaaattattcgcaattttcggggaattttgatattaattttgtattttatcgcttttaaaattattccccgtaattattattttttgggcctaattattataattaaggaataaaaacacccttaatttattttggggtattgattctacataaatataaatagcagtttatattattttattttattttattttcataaaatataataaaaattagaaaGAAAGGTGTGGGGGTTAGGGTTTGTGTTCATCATGTTCTTGAATTGATTCATTGATTCCCGGTGATTTTGAACTCTGTTTTTGAAGCTTTAGTAATCAAAACGAAGCTTGGAACCTGTTTAGTCTTCGTATATCATCAGTTTTATCAAAGGTGAATCGAATTGAAATTTCGATTTTCGATTATGATTGTCGAATTTGGGGTTATTATGTCTGTGAATCGTTTCTATATTTTGATGTTGTATGTAAATAGATCGTTTAATTTGCTATTGATTCATGTATGTATTGTGATTGTTTGAACCTGGATAGCTGTTCATCGGAAAGCGACGCCGCCGTCGTCGTTTTCTAATTTTCCGGCCATAACTCTCTTCGGGTGTTAATTATAAGTGGTAGGTCGAATTTGTATGAATTTAAGGATTGCTTTGACCTAGGTATCACTGTTATTGGTTCTGTTTCGATCGCGATGGTAGTTTGACCGGAGTTATTCGCCGGTTTTGTCCCGACTTCGATCTAGATCCTTGTGGAGGGATAGTTAGATACTGTTGTTGTTTGATTTGAGATCCTGGAACGATGTAGGTTAATTTCGAACTGAGATTCTGTATAAACCGAACTGTTTTGGAGCTCATCGGAGCTTGACCGGAAAATTTTCCGGGCCGGAACCTGCAATCACCGGTCGGTGTTCATACCCGACCCAGGATATTCATGGAGACCCGTTTTAGTTTTTTTTGGTGACCCGTTTTTGATCTTTTTCCCCCAAACCCTAAACCCTGAAAACTGTTTGTGGAATTTTcttttataaataattcaaaattcattttcttatttacaaaattcagttttattttgaaaatcattattttaattctgaaaatttatttttaattcaaaaataaatccaaattatttaattaattaattttagttgataattaattatttaattagtcaattaatttaaatattaattgattaattaatttaattagttattaattaattttaattgattaattaattagatttaattatttaaaattgatttaaaaattccgaaaaataatgtcgagctttaaaatattattttaaattatttttcaggctcgataattcttataaaattattttcaggtgttcgagccctactatttaattattaaatgatttggagacccgtgttaattccgaaaaatgtttaaaaatttataataaatcaatcgttcgtccgtttaatacgaaacgaacgcgtacagactcagaaaaatattgcgcttccaataaaaatacttttaagacctaatgtcttttgtattgcaatgtcatttgatttgtgtatcagtttgagtcggtatttgatcgataaatgttaatattgacctaattttcattctgaacgcactgagacgtaccttttaatgatctgacttatgtgtcacatgaaatatgtgagtacgtgttatatgaataccatgattacgtgttacgtgatatatatgctatctgttacagttttaaaatgccatgttagttatatacgatcgggtagatgtcaagacgtatagttacgtcgattgagtttacatctgtcaattaagatagttcttttgtttatagaatcaagtagcaaggagtgcaatcaagtgttagacggagatagtagccagcatttataagcaaagttatagtaagaggttatcgagcataccaggcaagtatccctaacttcacttattgttcaagtgacgtttattttgaattatattatgcaagtacctatatcttcatttatcattcaatcgatattgactctgaactttattctttcaatttctctactattctaagttcagaataattaaatattttacatttcgctataacttactctatacagtgaagctttgaattgagattagcgaataactaattgttctggttatttcgccattggttgttgagaaaactccggaccatgagaaatggggagttatgtggttaaggatgtcatttgattcgactccattgacggaaaattgtttttatgggttggatggttgcgtaagaggccgtggcggcggtccagtgtgagctatgtgttatacgggatataacaccttgctaggccgatatgtgccttgggtacctttgtttagttggatatgcttcggcataccggtgttgctccgcggctgatcaccggcggcaacacaccgtcgttcgaggattccaatcccaaaatataatatattgcaaatgttgtttattatcaaatttatatcagttttgatactgttcagttattgtagttggttttgttcatcagatatactgttgttattccaaatcataagctatttactacttgctgagcatttctttcgctcatacttgtttcttatcttgattctttcagctaggccagggcaagctt
It contains:
- the LOC141716840 gene encoding cytosolic sulfotransferase 5-like → MDHLDDEFLSSLPKQKWCRDDLVYQFDGFWFRLPYLKGTLKFLNNFHPLPTDVMLASFPKTGTTWLKSLLFSITNRSSKHLLKSTNPHDLVPTLELQVYSSNLAPGEALTTCNGNARIFSTHVPYQLLSKSDIHSSECRIVYVTRNPKDTLISLWHFVEKSQMSLIKPWTIEEAVDRFCDGVVPYGPYYDHVLRFQKESLERPQKVFFVSYEELKNDTKNQVKKLAEFLGCPFNKEEEAEEIVKLCDIQTLKKHEVNKSSDLPNWFELPYNSFFRQGDVGDYKNSLNSQMIQRIDDMTKDKFHGAGFMFGI